In Gulosibacter molinativorax, a single window of DNA contains:
- a CDS encoding helix-turn-helix domain-containing protein: protein MGDSLAVRLRHARAERGMSLSELARRSGIGKGTVSELENGLRGARLDTLFALSTALEVPLGALVPDRAGEALTAVSGASVSAIPLGTWTTDAGMIEAYRATISPQRQHSSPHHAGVEETVTVVRGRVHAGVEGDERELGLGESIRYPGELPHTFAAVDDDAEVILLMHYPHL, encoded by the coding sequence ATGGGCGATTCTCTCGCCGTACGGTTGCGGCACGCGCGCGCGGAGCGCGGCATGTCCCTCTCCGAGCTGGCGCGCCGGAGCGGGATAGGGAAGGGAACCGTTTCCGAGTTGGAGAACGGCTTGCGCGGCGCGCGATTGGACACGTTGTTCGCTCTGTCCACTGCGCTCGAGGTTCCGCTTGGCGCGCTGGTCCCCGATCGAGCGGGCGAGGCGCTGACCGCGGTGTCGGGCGCATCGGTCTCCGCGATCCCCCTTGGGACGTGGACCACTGACGCGGGAATGATTGAGGCTTACCGGGCGACCATCTCACCGCAGCGACAGCATTCCTCGCCGCACCATGCCGGCGTGGAGGAAACCGTCACCGTCGTCCGTGGGCGAGTCCACGCAGGTGTCGAAGGAGACGAACGCGAACTCGGACTCGGCGAGAGCATCCGCTACCCCGGTGAGCTGCCTCACACCTTCGCTGCTGTCGACGACGACGCCGAGGTGATCCTCCTCATGCACTATCCCCACCTGTAA
- a CDS encoding DNA cytosine methyltransferase codes for MANQQPLTSPAAPLRVGSLFSGYGGLDLAVEEVFNARTIWFSEINEPVARVFSHHWPDAPNLGDITTIDWNTVPPVDILCGGFPCQDVSTVGKKAGLKPGTRSGLWSHMAAAIDALQPEWVVIENVRGLLSAPAIRANLEGDDDEQGNPEHAIPDDATPRSMEPGPWHLGETATRPLRAAGAVLGDLADLRYDAQWIGLPASAIGAPHPRYRIFILAHRALPNAARVGRFSGWGEFATGEGAPGHDRAESSNHRPRPPRAERVPACRGTREPVVVDRAAIRRWGRYAEAVTRWEQITGRAAPSPALLGNDVGPRPAPAFVEWLMGLELGWVTTPMLELSVNQQLAALGNGVVPRQAAIALSQLRS; via the coding sequence GTGGCAAACCAGCAGCCCCTCACAAGCCCGGCCGCGCCGCTGCGCGTTGGGTCACTGTTCTCCGGTTACGGCGGGCTCGACCTCGCCGTCGAAGAAGTCTTCAACGCCCGCACAATCTGGTTCTCCGAGATCAACGAACCCGTCGCCCGCGTCTTCTCCCACCACTGGCCCGATGCGCCGAACCTTGGCGACATCACCACTATCGACTGGAACACTGTGCCGCCGGTGGACATCCTCTGCGGCGGGTTCCCCTGCCAGGACGTATCGACGGTCGGGAAGAAGGCCGGTCTGAAACCCGGCACCCGCTCCGGCCTCTGGTCGCACATGGCGGCAGCGATCGATGCACTGCAACCCGAGTGGGTCGTGATCGAGAACGTCCGCGGGCTGCTATCCGCACCCGCGATCCGCGCAAACCTGGAAGGAGACGACGATGAGCAAGGCAACCCCGAGCACGCAATCCCCGACGATGCAACCCCTCGCAGTATGGAACCCGGGCCGTGGCATCTGGGAGAAACCGCAACTCGACCTCTTCGGGCAGCAGGAGCAGTTCTGGGAGACCTGGCCGACCTCAGGTATGACGCGCAATGGATCGGCCTACCCGCCTCCGCCATCGGCGCACCCCACCCCAGATACCGCATCTTCATCCTCGCCCACCGCGCTCTTCCGAACGCCGCTCGCGTCGGACGCTTCTCGGGGTGGGGAGAGTTTGCAACAGGTGAAGGCGCGCCGGGGCACGATCGCGCTGAGTCATCAAATCATCGACCTCGCCCTCCACGGGCCGAGCGGGTACCCGCGTGCCGAGGAACCCGAGAGCCTGTGGTCGTTGATCGGGCAGCTATTCGACGATGGGGACGATACGCCGAAGCCGTGACTCGATGGGAGCAGATCACTGGCCGTGCTGCACCGTCGCCCGCCCTTCTGGGCAACGACGTTGGACCGCGCCCCGCGCCAGCGTTCGTGGAATGGCTCATGGGCCTCGAGCTCGGTTGGGTTACAACGCCCATGCTAGAGCTCAGCGTGAACCAACAACTCGCGGCGCTGGGCAACGGTGTGGTTCCGCGCCAGGCGGCAATCGCACTGAGTCAGTTGCGCAGTTAG
- the mobF gene encoding MobF family relaxase, with protein sequence MRVMSAGDGYKYLLRTVASGDGDRTLSTPLTRYYTEQGTPPGRWIGSAVTALGGGALAVGDEVTEEQLQLLIGQGFDPVTKKALGRPYRKYPTTAERIERRTAKLDTKLPVTERAEAVAAIESDEAARDTRKAVAGFDFTFSVPKSASVLWAVSDAGTQSLIADAHHAAVAEMVAFIERELAATRVGAAGRNGAVAQAEVSGVIATAFDHYDSRAGDPHLHTHVVISNKVQTVHDGKWRSLDGRPLHAATVALSELHEAVFADHLTRAFGVEWEARPMGRDRNPAWAVTGVPEELVAEFSTRARHIDAETDRLIARYVTEHGHRPSPAVIVRLRAQATLSTRPEKQVRSLADLTGEWRERASHLLGEDATRWANTITANTAPLLLRADDIPLDVIDSLGRSVVEAVGEKRATWRKWNLTAEAARQTMQYRFAGTEDREAIVGMVVDAAERVSLRITPPELASCPEVFRRPDDTSRFRPVGSTVFTSEETLAAEARLLERSRTTTAPTVPVEVIEKITRRPDREGRLLGEDQSAALAKVAVSGRAVDVLVGPAGAGKTTAMSALRTAWEREHGRGSVIGLAPSAVAAQVLSDDLGIRAENTAKWWQTHQETGATFRKNQLVIVDEASLAGTLSLDRITAHAAQVGTKVLLVGDWAQLQSVTASGAFSLLVNDRDDAPELVDVHRFVNEWEKTASLDLRHGRTEAIDTYAEHGRITGGATEAMIDAAYTAWRTDTLDGLAAVLIADSNESVHALNQRARADLILDGTVNALREVALHGDTRAGIGDVIITRKNDRRLGAGRGWVRNGDRWTVTDVRDDGSLTVRRQGSRGMTILPAAYVTEHVDLGYAVTAHRAQGITTDTSHVLADPSTTRENLYVAMTRGRHANLVYVATDRPDDSHTTPHPADDPDATAKSVLYGVLQHGGAELSAHETITAEQEAWGSVAQLAAEYETIAQAAQHDRFAALIRQSGLTSDEAEDTIHSEAFGALSAEMRRAEANHHNIEDLIPRLVAARGFGDADDIASVLHHRLARATVRPAGSGRTRKVPQLIAGLIPEATGEMSAEMQDALTERRDLIEKRADAILDRAVSENQDWAVALGERPTDPRAVAPWNRQACTVAAYRDRYGITAKTPLGPAPDSDAQKIDAARAAAALARLRDIVTQTSEPEARRSQGRDRSGLVR encoded by the coding sequence ATGCGGGTGATGTCCGCCGGTGACGGCTACAAGTACCTGCTGCGCACCGTCGCATCCGGTGACGGCGACCGGACACTCTCGACCCCGCTTACGAGGTACTACACGGAACAGGGCACCCCGCCCGGGCGCTGGATCGGTTCAGCGGTCACCGCTCTCGGTGGTGGCGCGCTCGCCGTCGGCGACGAGGTCACCGAGGAACAGCTTCAACTGCTTATCGGGCAGGGCTTCGACCCGGTGACGAAGAAGGCCCTTGGTCGCCCGTATCGGAAGTACCCGACGACGGCGGAGCGCATCGAGCGGCGTACCGCGAAACTCGATACGAAGCTCCCCGTGACAGAGCGCGCGGAAGCGGTCGCCGCAATCGAGTCGGATGAAGCTGCACGGGATACGCGGAAGGCGGTTGCGGGGTTTGATTTCACGTTCTCGGTTCCGAAGTCCGCGTCTGTGCTGTGGGCGGTGTCGGATGCGGGCACGCAATCACTGATTGCGGACGCGCACCATGCGGCGGTTGCGGAGATGGTTGCGTTCATCGAACGCGAACTCGCTGCAACCCGCGTCGGTGCCGCAGGACGCAACGGGGCGGTTGCGCAGGCAGAGGTCTCGGGGGTGATCGCAACCGCGTTCGATCACTACGACTCCCGTGCAGGCGACCCGCATCTGCACACGCATGTCGTGATTTCAAACAAGGTGCAGACCGTGCACGACGGCAAATGGCGTTCCCTCGACGGGCGGCCCCTGCACGCCGCGACCGTTGCCCTCTCTGAACTGCACGAGGCAGTGTTCGCCGATCACCTCACTCGCGCCTTCGGAGTCGAGTGGGAAGCGCGTCCGATGGGGCGTGACCGCAACCCCGCATGGGCTGTGACCGGCGTTCCGGAAGAACTGGTGGCTGAGTTCTCAACCCGTGCCCGTCACATTGATGCTGAGACGGATCGCCTCATCGCTCGATACGTCACAGAGCATGGGCACAGACCATCGCCGGCGGTGATCGTTCGGTTGCGGGCGCAAGCAACGCTCTCAACCAGACCGGAGAAGCAAGTACGCTCTCTCGCGGATCTCACCGGGGAGTGGCGCGAGCGTGCGTCTCACCTTCTCGGTGAAGACGCCACCCGCTGGGCAAACACCATCACCGCGAACACTGCTCCCTTGCTGTTGCGCGCCGACGACATTCCGCTCGACGTGATCGACTCGCTCGGGCGTAGCGTCGTTGAGGCGGTCGGTGAGAAGCGTGCGACGTGGCGCAAATGGAACCTCACCGCTGAAGCTGCACGCCAAACCATGCAGTACCGGTTCGCCGGCACCGAGGATCGCGAAGCGATCGTGGGCATGGTCGTTGACGCTGCCGAACGAGTATCCCTTCGGATCACGCCACCGGAGCTCGCATCGTGCCCCGAAGTGTTCCGCAGGCCGGATGACACGAGCAGGTTCCGGCCGGTGGGATCAACGGTGTTTACCTCCGAAGAGACCCTCGCCGCAGAGGCGAGGCTCCTCGAACGCTCCCGCACCACCACGGCACCGACGGTGCCGGTCGAGGTGATCGAGAAGATCACACGCCGTCCTGACCGTGAAGGCAGACTCCTGGGCGAGGATCAATCCGCAGCGCTCGCGAAGGTCGCTGTCTCTGGTCGGGCGGTCGATGTGCTGGTTGGCCCCGCAGGCGCGGGGAAGACCACTGCGATGAGCGCACTACGCACCGCCTGGGAACGAGAGCACGGGCGCGGCAGCGTCATCGGGCTCGCCCCATCAGCGGTCGCTGCGCAGGTGCTGTCTGATGATCTCGGCATCCGGGCAGAGAACACGGCGAAGTGGTGGCAAACCCACCAGGAGACCGGTGCGACGTTTCGCAAGAACCAGCTCGTGATCGTCGACGAAGCATCCCTCGCGGGCACTCTCTCGCTCGACCGCATTACCGCGCACGCCGCGCAGGTCGGCACGAAGGTCCTGCTCGTGGGTGACTGGGCGCAACTGCAATCCGTCACCGCCAGCGGCGCCTTCTCCCTCCTCGTCAACGACCGCGACGACGCCCCAGAACTGGTCGACGTGCACCGCTTCGTCAACGAGTGGGAGAAGACCGCATCCCTCGACCTCCGACACGGACGCACCGAAGCAATCGACACCTACGCCGAACACGGCCGCATCACAGGTGGTGCCACCGAGGCGATGATCGACGCCGCCTACACCGCCTGGCGCACCGACACCCTGGATGGGCTTGCGGCGGTGCTGATTGCGGACTCCAACGAGTCGGTGCACGCGCTCAATCAGCGTGCCCGGGCTGACCTGATCCTCGACGGCACCGTGAACGCTCTCCGAGAAGTCGCCCTCCACGGTGACACCCGCGCGGGTATTGGGGACGTGATCATCACGCGCAAGAACGACCGCCGCCTCGGCGCTGGGCGCGGGTGGGTGCGAAACGGTGACCGCTGGACCGTCACTGATGTGAGAGATGACGGATCACTCACGGTCCGCCGTCAAGGAAGCAGGGGCATGACGATCCTGCCCGCCGCCTATGTCACCGAGCATGTCGATCTCGGATACGCCGTCACCGCCCACCGCGCTCAAGGCATCACGACCGACACCTCGCACGTACTCGCCGACCCATCCACCACGCGCGAGAACCTCTACGTTGCGATGACCCGCGGACGGCACGCCAACCTCGTCTACGTCGCCACCGACCGCCCCGACGATAGCCACACAACACCGCACCCCGCGGATGATCCGGATGCGACCGCGAAAAGTGTGCTTTACGGGGTACTGCAGCACGGCGGCGCGGAACTTTCCGCGCACGAGACCATCACCGCAGAACAAGAGGCATGGGGTTCGGTGGCGCAGCTCGCGGCGGAGTACGAGACGATCGCGCAAGCCGCCCAACACGACCGATTCGCCGCCCTCATCCGCCAATCTGGCCTCACCTCGGACGAGGCAGAAGACACGATCCACTCCGAAGCATTCGGGGCACTCTCAGCCGAGATGCGCCGAGCGGAAGCGAACCACCACAACATCGAGGACCTCATACCGCGCCTGGTGGCCGCTCGCGGGTTTGGCGACGCTGACGACATTGCCTCCGTGCTTCACCATCGCCTCGCACGAGCCACCGTACGACCGGCAGGCTCAGGCCGAACTCGTAAGGTGCCGCAGCTGATCGCGGGCTTGATCCCCGAAGCCACTGGTGAGATGAGCGCCGAGATGCAGGATGCTCTCACCGAGCGCCGGGATCTCATAGAGAAACGTGCTGACGCGATCCTCGACCGTGCCGTCAGCGAGAACCAAGACTGGGCGGTCGCGCTCGGGGAGCGACCCACCGACCCGAGAGCAGTCGCACCATGGAACCGCCAAGCGTGCACGGTCGCCGCATACCGTGACCGCTACGGGATCACCGCGAAGACGCCCCTCGGCCCAGCCCCGGATAGTGATGCGCAGAAGATCGATGCCGCACGAGCAGCCGCGGCGCTGGCGCGACTCCGCGACATTGTCACGCAGACGTCAGAGCCAGAGGCACGCCGGTCGCAGGGACGCGACCGATCCGGACTCGTGCGTTGA